From Ananas comosus cultivar F153 linkage group 8, ASM154086v1, whole genome shotgun sequence, one genomic window encodes:
- the LOC109714461 gene encoding myb-related protein P: MESHFGWESALHEDGWRKGPWTSEEDKLLMQHVNQHGEGRWNSVSKLTGLRRSGKSCRLRWVNYLRPDLKKGKITPQEENIILELHALWGNRWSTIARSLPGRTDNEIKNYWRTHYKKSKPSKSVERARAQFLKHQQLERKKQQLQQQQQLQLQQLQQLQQQEQVLLMHPYDMQQRLTAGAEKEAEALAVAAQQQMQEMDQFLLYPGSYDLLQGSSSGGGGGGTTSEDGSTTEDGGGGWGSLWNLDDVYGDVGVGRVGCRGNLVMRAEEFAFYYNNNNNN; the protein is encoded by the exons ATGGAGAGCCACTTTGGTTGGGAAAGTGCTCTTCATGAGGATGGGTGGAGGAAGGGCCCCTGGACTTCTGAGGAAGACAAGCTGCTCATGCAGCATGTCAACCAGCATGGTGAAGGGAGGTGGAACTCTGTCTCCAAGCTCACAG GGTTGAGGAGGAGCGGGAAGAGCTGCAGGCTTAGGTGGGTGAACTACCTGAGACCAGACCTGAAGAAAGGGAAGATCACCCCACAGGAGGAGAACATCATTCTTGAGCTGCATGCTTTGTGGGGAAACAG ATGGTCGACGATTGCACGGAGCTTGCCTGGGAGGACAGACAACGAGATCAAGAACTACTGGCGGACGCACTACAAGAAGAGCAAGCCGTCGAAGAGCGTGGAGCGGGCACGGGCGCAGTTCCTGAAGCACCAGCAGCTGGAGCGAAagaagcagcagctgcagcagcagcagcagttgcaGTTGCAGCAGttgcagcagctgcagcagcaggaGCAGGTGCTGCTGATGCATCCTTACGACATGCAGCAGAGGCTGACTGCAGGCGCAGAAAAGGAAGCAGAAGCTCTGGCAGTAGCTGCACAGCAGCAGATGCAGGAGATGGACCAGTTCCTGCTGTACCCGGGATCTTACGACCTGCTGCAGGGCAGCagcagtggcggcggcggcggcggcacgacGAGCGAGGACGGCTCGACGACCGAGGACGGTGGGGGAGGGTGGGGGAGCCTCTGGAACCTCGATGACGTGTACGGTGACGTCGGCGTCGGCCGCGTCGGGTGTCGTGGCAACCTCGTGATGCGTGCCGAGGAATTTGCCTTttactataataataacaacaacaactag